A region of the Cucurbita pepo subsp. pepo cultivar mu-cu-16 chromosome LG14, ASM280686v2, whole genome shotgun sequence genome:
ATTGACCGTTGAACAAATCTCCCAAAACTctcaaatttcaacaaaaatccaatttttatgttgttttctttaaaagtCTACACAATTTTGTGCCTgattatgttttataattCAGTAAATGCACAttcaaatatgttttaaattttttaaaaagaaagtcaaCTAGAAGGTAACAATTGCAACATTCGTTACAGTTTAAGGTacaatttaaagaaattgaatgTTTAGGGTAAAAATTGGTATAACACGTCtagaggtaaaaaaaatttctccgTAGATTTTATCTTATGTTTATATTTGTCGTTGACCTGTCTGCACTTTTTCCCGGTAGCTTGCTGTGAGGTTGTGAAGGACTTCTGATTTTGTCAGTTTGAAGGTTTGGTTTGTGATTTTGATATTGTTGATTTTATCTTGCAGTGTTAAAAGCAAATGCGACTTTTACGGACAAGACGCCTACTTCGAGCTCTCCTCTATTTGACAAGCAATCGGCAGATCCATCATCATCTGGGTAAGTATGTGAGTTCTAGACTCCATATGATTTTACTTTACacctatatttattttgttccgACTACCAATAGATAATTATATTCAGGATATTGGTTTCCCTGCACCAATCTTGCGTctcttatattatttatatacgTGAAATCTGTCGGTCATATTCTTCAATGGTATATTTGTTAATGTTTTTGGTTGAAGGTTGgaagttattaattttagcCTCAAGTATTCTCATCTGAAATTGAACATTAGGCTCTTCAATGAATCAATACATCATTGGTTTAAGATTAAGGAAATTTCCGTTACTCTTTCTAACGTTTTGTGAACTCCTTTAAAGTTAATTTGATACTTTTCTTCCCCTGAAGATGATCAGATTATTTCTCTGGGATCCATCCCCCGCTACAGCCAACAGTTCAACATGTACTAATCCATCATAATAATGCTTAATTAGGCTACTGTTACTGGAGTCTGAATGTTCCAAGTTTCGCAGTTCAAAGCTATATTTAGGCTTTTCTTTGGGCTGTGTGTtgagattttcatttttgttggttGTGTGCTTCAGGGCTTCCCATAGAGTAGCTTCACTTCGACAACTTTCTAGCAACTTTTCCCAGTTCAACAATGTGCAAATCCCTCTCCGTTCACGGAAGCCACTGACTAGAAAGGTGTTCATAATTAGTCAATTTATCTTCTGCTTTGTAGTTTTTGAACACAAGTACACTGCCCTGTTCTAATTCGAGATGGTTTTTAGGATGCCGCTGCAATTAATGAATGGAGATTTTCCAAGTTGAGGGAATTTCGGGAGAGACATATTGAAGCAGAAAATGAAGCTTTTGATCGATACATGAAGAATGTTAATCTATTGGAGGAGGTATTTTCCATGAAATCTATGGTTGATGGGTCTCTCAAGGACGGACCCTCAAACTTTGCTACAGAAGGCACTGAGGAAGTGATACCTGGATTGAAGTTATCTTTAGGATCAGGATCAGACGACTCTAGAAAGAGGATACGGGAAATTGTTGAAGATGGACTAATGAAGCTTCAAAAAGTCGAGGCAACTGATAACGTCGATGAGGTTACTGACCAGGTTGAATCTGGTAAGGTTGCTGACCAGACAAATCGTAACGATGGATGCACAACAGTAAAAGGTTGGCATGCCAAAAGAGCTCGAGCTTTAGGTGACCTCATTGACAAGCTAAACAAAGCCCGGAATGAGGAGGATTTAAAATCTTGCTTGGCAATGAAACACCAGCTATTTAACCAGCACATAACATCCAGTCTAACAGAATCTGCAGAGACTGACATGCCCAAGGAGCAAGTTATAAAGAAAGATTTAGACTCAAGGAAAGAATTGGGTTATTCATTGCCAAAGttgattaataaaactattattGATCAAGAAACTCTTAACCGAATCGATGCTCACTTTTCTTCCCTTAAGCAGATAGACAATCTATGATTTGATGcagattttttttcctctattGACTTTAGGTCAAGGTCTCCAAACATGATGCTGTTATGTCCTTGTGTAATTTGTTCGCTCAACAGCCATTGATGTTCATATGGCAACAGCATTAAATGTGCATTATCTTTCCACAGATTCCTCACCTCATTTGTCTGTTCCTTCTTATCTGTGATGAAATGATCAGTTAAATCATGAACCTTGAACTGAGATTAGGATTGGGCATTGGGGTGTCATCTTTTTAGCAGCAAGtgtgattgaaaattttcagggAAAGATCTGGTAGATGCTTGTGAAATGCATGCAtgttgaaaaggaaaagtttcCAACATGGGCTGTCTTTTAttcattctttgttctttatttttatcttgGGCCAGATGATTGCAATAAATGGGCCTAAAATAGGTTAATCATTGAGCTTTCTTTTCAAAAGCTATAATTGCTGGAAAAAATCAAGCTGCAACATgtggtcttcttcttcttctgcaggATGGTGGgcaggagaatgaagcatttaagggtgtgaaaacctctcctcaacagatgcgttttaacaACTTTGTTAGTGGTAGacttgggtcattacaaatggtattagagtcacaTTCCAAGCCGATGTGCGCGctccgaaagggggtggacatgaggcagtgtgccagcaaggatgctgggctccgaagggagaaagaggaaagaaaagggaattGGTCGGGTTTCTTTTTTCCGTTCCCACTAATGGGTGCGTAATGTTTTGCTTCATTCCAATGGCTAAAGACAAAGAATTGAAATGAGGAAGTGTACATAATGGGGACTGCCAAACCCAACCATACATCTCATTcattatttatgtttgaatCAAAGTGATTTGCTTGAGATGGGTTATTTGCACATTCCCACCACTCAACAACCAacgccaaaaagaaaagaaaagaaaaggagaaaaccAAATGGGTTCCATTGGGAACATTGATCTAATTATGACAAAGAATCCCATCTTAAACCTTTTCCTCTCCTATTATGTGCATCGAGAACATTCCTTTATTCTTCGCTCTCgaatgtaacagctcaagtctaccgctagcaaatattatccattttgattCGTTATGTATTGCCGTTAACCTCAcgcttttaaaataatttgatagggagaggtttccacacgtttataagaaatacttcgctcccctcttcaaccgatgtgagatctcacacttaaactttaaaacatgtttaataagcttttaaactttcaatttttgtgtCGATAGATTTAATTGTGTTCGTAAGTCtcagagattaaatagataaatttcaaattgcaTATTATATTGTATACATAATTACAGGTCTCGTCTACTCATCTCAACCCCATTATGATGGCATTATATGATTCTATATTTATGAGTCATGATTTAGATTCATTacccaataaataaatgaataaataaaaccctttgaagaacaaatacataattatgtttggattataGCCTACaatagattttcttttaataatattgtaacacttattattaatatataatacttTTTGAAGAAATATTATCGTACGTGTCTTCGTCCCTCGAACATGTTTTCATTTGGGACGAGAATactttagatattttttaattttttttttttgcgtcAAGTTCACTGTAGCAAATATAGTCTGctatcagtctcacaattttaaaatgtgtctctTAGGAAGacgtttccacactcttataaagaatatttcgttctcaaATCGATGGTCATAAGACATTTCTAAACTAGAAGTTCTTCGTTTCTTCAAAGAGAATTTTAACGAAGAATTTaagatttctttcttttcagaCCGATGgtcataatttttcttaataaaaatttcaatgatcCTCCTCTCATCGGATCTTCCTGTGTcgtctttttattatttaatacattCTCATCCCTTTAGTAAAAAACTATTCATCGACTCGAGAACGCTCGTatagattaaaaattacaatatttcaataataagtttcaaaaactacaatattattaatgaaaaaagagCCAACAAGTAATGCATAAACAATCCcacattaaatatatgtttgtaTATTacctaaaattcaaatttttttattgggaaAGTAgcttttttgaaatttgtaaatataatatagtttgtGTATGATTGTGTGATTGTATTATTAGGGTTTCTTATACTTAATTCATTCCATTCATAGCCCACAAATGGGTTACAATTCCAAGAAACCCATTATTGTTTATGTTGACATTgttcaaaatttcatgaaaaaaagCCTTAGCTTGGATGGAAAGGCTACTTTGATGCCTCGTATTAGCTATAAATGACATAATTTGTGTAACAATCTgagtccaccgttagcagatattgttctttttggatttttacgggttttcctttttggacttcccttcaaaaagtttaaaacgtgtctgctagtgAAAGATTTACACACACTTATAAACAGTGTTTCGttatcctctccaatcaatatgtGATATCACAATTTTGGTGCTAAGCTTATTGGGAAAATGGATATCAATATCCATTTCTAAAGAGTAtctatttcaaatcatttttcgGCAAGACAACTAATTTAACTATAGTTCTACTcgtttcaatatatatatctttgaAGAGATTATAGGTTTGAATTCTTAGTCCCCTAAAATGCGTTGATTCttgtaataataataggtgagatctcacatttgttggagagggaaacgaaacattccttattagagtgtaaaaacctcttcttagcaggcacgttttaaaatcgtaaaactaacagtgatacgtaacgggtcaaaacggacaatatctgctagtgatgggcttgaattgttacaaatggtatcagagtcagtcacttggtgatgtgctagcgaggatgttgggcctcaaagggtggattgtgagtcccacgtcggttggagagaagaacaaaacattccttgtaagggtgtggaaacctctccctagtagacgcattttaaaactgtgaggctgatgatgatacgtaacgggtcaaagcggacaatatttgttagtggtgggcttaaaGCTCTTAcaaacccaattttttttacaacgatcttacaagaaaaaaaggttaaaatatagttttagtTGTACTTGAGAGTTTCGttttattttagtccttaTACTTTCAATTGTCTAGTTTTAGTCTATATAGTTTTAGTTCTGTATAAATGGCACTACGTTTTAGTTCTAAATCATAGACATGAAACATCACGATTCAACAGTGAATATATGTTTAAACGAACCGTCACGTCCTTTGCTCCATTACAATAGATCAAAATAGATATACATGATGAAATGGTATATCAGTTCGTGTATAAGTGTGATCTAAATCATAGAtatcaaatttgtttaaaCGAAGAATCACGTcgttttctataattttttatagttGAACGAACACATTAGCAACTCAAGGGTATGGTCCCTACATgaaatgaatcaaaatttggcctaaaaaaaatgcaaaatttggTCTCCATACAAgtgtgtgtgtgagagagagtGTGTGTGTATGTCATTAATAGTTCTTATCCTTAGAAGATTGAAGACAATGTATTAAGCTTCGTTCACAAGGCATTTGTGATatctattaattaattcaaggATTAGGTTAAAAGAGACATTTGTGATATCTTCAAAcggctaaattaataagaacaGTTACtcgaaacttttaaaagtttcaataatactaatctttgttcgatatttgagaattctatttgtcatggctaagtttagggcatgactctgatactatgtatggagctctcgaacagcctccccttgaTCGAGGCTCATAAtctttgttcaatatttgaggattctattgtcatggctaagtttagggcatgactctgataccatgttaggaatcacgactctccataatggtatgatattgtccactttaagcataagctctcgtgactttgttttagggattttttttttttttttaaaaattaaaagtattattgaaacatttgaagattaggttaatattataatttttaaaatataatggcAATTTTGTAACGTCAAATATCTCGGATTTGTAATTTGGATTCAACATTTGATGGCCCAAACATTCTCACGAATTCGAATGAAGGCTATCTCTACAAACTAACACGTGTTGGGATGTCATGTACTCACTCACATGATTTCTCATACAACTTCTAAAACGTCGCCCAAAAAGgaaggtgcaccttgttgATATAAacagtaactttcaatttgtAAAGTCTTTCTTAGCTATTCTTTCACCAGGGTTGTTCTCATTCAGATATGATCTCGGCTCATTCATATACACCTTTACTCGGTGTcatattaatgatttattaaacccaaaattcacctccaataattttttttaattgacaTTCAAACAAATATGGAACCATAAAAAATCTTCCTCTCTAATTTGTCATTAGCTCAAATTGGTTATTTTTATGATAtggaaaactaaaattaaatatatttcaaaaaaattattaatcatAATAAGCTTATTCATTTATTGGGTTGGGTCGAGTTGGATCCTGTTTATACCCAACCAAATTGTTcggattataaattttttcaaccaAAACAACTCTTATTTCAACAATGAACCGAacagtgagatcccacattaattCAAATGGACACGAATTTTAGAGAACTTAAACGACCAAATCGAGCTGATTTAAAAGATGAATCTTGAATTAGATTCTCCCGACCTCATTTTTCTCGTTTTGTAGCTCATGATTTAAAAGTTGTAGGGGGCCATGTGTAGCACATGATGTGCTTGATATCACAAATCTTCTCCTCTTAAAATGGTCCATTGGATTGGTAAGTGAGAATTTGAAAATCCTTTAATTTCACCTCCCATAGAGTGGGTGTGACAAGgacaatttatatctaatttaatggaataataataataataataaataaataaataaataattaattaattaaataattaaaatgggattttgttgtttgtttgctaaaaaataataatacccCTAGTGGACCAAAACCCTCTTATAATTTTGTcccttttttcaaaatttcaaaaaaaatttaaaacaaccAAATCCACAAATGGGtcatattaaaattcaatttcattttgatttttcttctatttatattaaataaccgactaaattaataaaaatatcattgaaCGTGCTGGAACCAGAACCAGAAACGCTACTAAATTTTTACGTGCTCACGTGTAACTtgtaaagtttttaaaaaaatctaacttaaaaaaatacccttaccATTAATTTTGAAGGTAAATTTTAATACCGTACTATTTAatcttactttcttttttaaaatcacgtttaaaaaaatatttatgattttaaaagagATAATTTTAGGGGTTGGTAGACAGTTTCCGTccttttttaaaacgttttcTCACAAATtaatggtaaaaatatttttatgttaaatatGTTAAAGGCCAAATATTAGGTATTAAAGTGattttgagaatatttttaaaagtggaaattaatataataataaaattattgatttattgaCAAGATAGATGaataaatttagtaaaatatttgaaaagtaGGGTACTTATAATGTTGCATTCATTTGGatgatagaaaattaaatgaataaattgattttttttttcattttttaaattcaaaaattgaatttcaaaatctttgatttgatatatcaaacaaagatttttttttttttggagatattttagatataaattagtttaaatggaattttaatttaggttTTGTATCTTTAATTGATGTgacattttgattttataagaaatgtttaatttaggtttaaaacgcgtctattagagagaggtttccatactcttataagaaatgtttcgttatcctctctaatcgatgtgagatttcacaatccaccctctttagGGACAAGTGACCTAACTGGTGT
Encoded here:
- the LOC111809642 gene encoding uncharacterized protein LOC111809642 isoform X2, with protein sequence MAAPSPTVSNNSSDTATTTASAVTVNAAVSSNHLANRTATPPKTLRGLNKPKCRVCGNVARSRCPYESCKSCCARNQNPCHIHVLKANATFTDKTPTSSSPLFDKQSADPSSSGASHRVASLRQLSSNFSQFNNVQIPLRSRKPLTRKDAAAINEWRFSKLREFRERHIEAENEAFDRYMKNVNLLEEVFSMKSMVDGSLKDGPSNFATEGTEEVIPGLKLSLGSGSDDSRKRIREIVEDGLMKLQKVEATDNVDEVTDQVESGKVADQTNRNDGCTTVKGWHAKRARALGDLIDKLNKARNEEDLKSCLAMKHQLFNQHITSSLTESAETDMPKEQVIKKDLDSRKELGYSLPKLINKTIIDQETLNRIDAHFSSLKQIDNL